In Microplitis mediator isolate UGA2020A chromosome 2, iyMicMedi2.1, whole genome shotgun sequence, a single window of DNA contains:
- the LOC130663647 gene encoding latrophilin Cirl-like isoform X6, with protein sequence MECGKGRRRGLLGSFILVWFFISDCIVVARAKERYNVYDTAYECEGKTLRIECGEGELIHLIRANYGRFSITICNEHGNTDWSVNCMSQKSFRVLYSKCNEKQNCSITASTSHFGDPCPSTLKYLEAHYQCRSAATTTTTSRPSPPWLITTQPSVWTTGSPSVRPPSRTTSFPAQLPAITTLGPSITTPSSPASTSRAVVVDETEDIERNDSNPPSKDNVSPLAPVVPETTESSTEHHFVSWKTSRRPIVSTSVPYTEHNSNGKWHEYNRQVCPPTAARHLIWNATRAGDIAVQSCPGGANGLARWRCVATEDSATWYRESPDLSECRSLWLTTLESRVIEGDTILGISSELALVTDNSRILYGGDMMITTKIIKNMAEKMAQNIRNYQDLAQREVSVTELLQSVIRTGSNLLDKTQMASWKDLSHQEQMRVATSLLIGLEENAFLLADTLNHQKTIVQEGKNILMEVRVLEIRNIVAGSEIFPPESLQERWTTSNNHVELTRQSLLENSSEDGIVRLVFMAFDRLEEILQPQIEESFVSLNDEARPPRNISNRILNSKVISASLGKGRHIQLSEPVRIYFEHLTVENVTNPTCVFWDYIMSAWSEEGCRTTRSNETHTVCECTHLTNFAVLMDVHAVKLDMAHQVALQIITYIGCIISVVCLVLTIMTFQLFRGLKSDRTTIHKNLCVCLLIAEVLFVCGIGQTDQRIVCGVVAGLLHFFFLCAFAWMFLEGFQLYVMLIEVFEAEKSRLRWYYLIAYGGPLLVVAISCIIDPLSYGTDRYCWLRADNYFIFSFVGPVILVILANLVFLSMAIYMMCRHANTTVSMKSKEHSRLASASGKEENALPNKLQAHLAWLRGAIVLVFLLGLTWTFGLLYLNQESVIMAYIFTVLNSLQGMFIFVFHCIQNEKVRKEYRKFIRRHSWLPKCLRCSKTVTGSSGGGSSGTSVGAAGVNGGKDFSSHNTSSNPSAPTTDSSGLSPHAASNVGTANNHPNNNNNNLLTATSPNNNTNLSINVNLNNLSVRSPNGAHQMHMMAPSNHNRHPGQQEHFF encoded by the exons AACGTTATAATGTCTATGATACGGCGTATGAATGTGAGGGTAAAACATTGAGGATAGAATGCGGAGAGGGCGAATTGATACATCTGATAAGAGCAAACTATGGAAGGTTTTCGATAACAATATGCAATGAACACGGGAATACAGATTGGAGCGTCAACTGCATGTCTCAGAAATCATTCCGCGTTCTCTATAGCAA GTGcaatgaaaaacaaaactgCAGTATCACAGCTTCTACTTCGCATTTTGGTGACCCTTGTCCAAGTACACTAAAATATCTTGAAGCGCATTATCAGTGTCGATCTG CTGCAACGACAACAACGACATCAAGACCAAGTCCACCGTGGTTGATAACCACTCAGCCAAGTGTATGGACTACGGGCAGTCCCAGCGTGAGACCGCCATCCAGGACAACGAGTTTCCCAGCTCAACTGCCGGCAATAACCACCCTCGGTCCGTCCATAACAACCCCATCTAG tCCGGCGAGTACGTCTCGAGCAGTCGTTGTAGATGAAACAGAGGACATTGAACGCAATGATTCGAATCCACCTTCAAAGGATAATGTTAGTCCCTTGGCTCCCGTTGTTCCAGAAACGACTGAGTCATCAACGGAACATCATTTCGTATCATGGAAAACCAGCCGTCGACCTAttg tttcgACGAGTGTTCCGTACACCGAGCACAATTCAAACGGGAAATGGCACGAGTACAACCGACAAGTTTGCCCGCCAACGGCAGCACGACATCTCATCTGGAATGCGACACGAGCCGGTGACATTGCAGTACAAAGCTGTCCCGGTGGAGCTAACGGTTTAGCGAGGTGGAGATGCGTTGCTACTGAGGATTCGGCCACCTGGTACCGCGAGTCCCCAGATCTCAGCGAGTGTCGGTCTCTGTGGCTCACTACCTTGGAGAGCCGCGTCATCGAGGGCGATACTATCTTGGGAATAAGCAGCGAGTTGGCTCTCGTAACCGACAACAGCAGAATATTGTACGGTGGTGATATGATGATAAccactaaaataattaaaaatatggcgGAAAAAATGGCACAGAATATTAGAAATTATCAGGATCTGGCGCAGAGAGAAGTCAGCGTAACAGAGCTGCTACAAAGTGTCATCCGAACTGGAAGTAATTTGCTTGATAAAACACAAATGGCGTCTTGGAAAGACTTGAGTCATCAAGAACAAATGAGGGTCGCCACATCATTGCTAATCGGGCTCGAAGAAAACGCTTTTCTACTTGCGGATACTCTCAATCATCAGAAAACTATCGTACAAgaaggaaaaaatatat TAATGGAAGTACGTGTACTAGAAATCCGTAATATCGTCGCCGGATCCGAAATATTCCCACCGGAATCACTGCAAGAGAGATGGACGACATCAAACAATCACGTTGAACTCACAAGACAATCGTTGCTGGAGAACAGCAGCGAAGATGGTATCGTTCGACTAGTTTTCATGGCATTCGACCGTCTCGAGGAGATACTCCAGCCGCAAATCGAAGAGTCATTCGTAAGTTTAAACGACGAAGCGAGACCACCGCGTAATATCAGCAACAGAATACTCAACAGCAAAGTTATCTCGGCATCTCTGGGAAAAGGTCGGCACATACAGCTATCCGAGCCCGttcgtatatattttgagcACCTTACCGTTGAAAACGTAACTAATCCCACTTGTGTATTCTGGGATTACATAATGAG CGCGTGGTCAGAGGAAGGCTGCCGTACGACGCGGAGCAATGAGACCCACACTGTTTGCGAGTGTACTCACCTCACAAACTTTGCGGTCCTGATGGACGTCCACGCAGTTAAACTGGACATGGCCCATCAAGTCGCACTGCAAATCATCACTTATATCGGGTGCATCATCTCTGTTGTCTGTCTCGTTCTCACTATCATGACATTTCAACTCTTTCGCGGACTCAAG TCGGACCGGACAACCATTCATAAGAATCTTTGTGTCTGTCTACTTATCGCAGAAGTATTATTTGTTTGCGGGATCGGACAAACCGACCAAAGAATCGTTTGCGGAGTTGTCGCTGGTCTTCTTCACTTCTTCTTTCTTTGTGCATTCGCCTGGATGTTCCTCGAAG GTTTTCAATTGTATGTTATGCTGATAGAAGTGTTTGAAGCTGAAAAATCGCGCCTACGTTGGTACTATTTAATAGCATACGGCGGTCCGTTGCTGGTTGTTGCAATTTCTTGCATAATAGATCCACTAAGTTATGGCACTGATCGATACTGCTGGCTGAGGGCAGACAACTATTTCATCTTTAGCTTCGTGGGACCCGTCATACTTGTAATACTG GCAAACTTGGTCTTTCTGTCGATGGCGATATATATGATGTGTCGACACGCAAACACCACGGTATCTATGAAAAGCAAAGAACACTCACGGCTCGCGAGTGCTAG TGGAAAGGAAGAGAATGCTCTTCCCAACAAATTGCAAGCGCACTT GGCATGGCTACGAGGTGCCATCGTATTAGTATTCTTACTAGGATTAACATGGACCTTTGGACTGCTCTATTTAAATCAAGAATCCGTGATAATGGCGTACATATTCACTGTACTAAACAGTCTGCAAGGAATGTTTATATTTGTCTTTCATTGCATTCAAAATGAAAAG GTACGTAAGGAGTACAGAAAATTCATAAGAAGGCACTCGTGGCTACCAAAATGTCTGCGTTGCTCAAAGACAGTAACAGGAAGTTCCGGAGGGGGTTCATCAGGTACAAGTGTGGGTGCTGCGGGAGTTAACGGCGGGAAAGACTTTTCATCGCACAACACATCGTCGAATCCATCAGCCCCGACAACAGATAGCTCCGGATTATCGCCGCATGCGGCATCAAATGTGGGTACAGCAAACAATCACccaaacaacaacaacaacaatctACTGACAGCAACGTCACCAAACAACAATACGAATCTTTCGATAAATGTGAACCTGAACAATTTATCAGTGAGATCGCCAAACGGGGCACACCAGATGCACATGATGGCACCTAGCAACCACAATAGGCATCCTGGCCAGCAAG AACATTTCTTTTAA
- the LOC130663647 gene encoding latrophilin Cirl-like isoform X3: MECGKGRRRGLLGSFILVWFFISDCIVVARAKERYNVYDTAYECEGKTLRIECGEGELIHLIRANYGRFSITICNEHGNTDWSVNCMSQKSFRVLYSKCNEKQNCSITASTSHFGDPCPSTLKYLEAHYQCRSAATTTTTSRPSPPWLITTQPSVWTTGSPSVRPPSRTTSFPAQLPAITTLGPSITTPSSPASTSRAVVVDETEDIERNDSNPPSKDNVSPLAPVVPETTESSTEHHFVSWKTSRRPIVSTSVPYTEHNSNGKWHEYNRQVCPPTAARHLIWNATRAGDIAVQSCPGGANGLARWRCVATEDSATWYRESPDLSECRSLWLTTLESRVIEGDTILGISSELALVTDNSRILYGGDMMITTKIIKNMAEKMAQNIRNYQDLAQREVSVTELLQSVIRTGSNLLDKTQMASWKDLSHQEQMRVATSLLIGLEENAFLLADTLNHQKTIVQEGKNILMEVRVLEIRNIVAGSEIFPPESLQERWTTSNNHVELTRQSLLENSSEDGIVRLVFMAFDRLEEILQPQIEESFVSLNDEARPPRNISNRILNSKVISASLGKGRHIQLSEPVRIYFEHLTVENVTNPTCVFWDYIMSAWSEEGCRTTRSNETHTVCECTHLTNFAVLMDVHAVKLDMAHQVALQIITYIGCIISVVCLVLTIMTFQLFRGLKSDRTTIHKNLCVCLLIAEVLFVCGIGQTDQRIVCGVVAGLLHFFFLCAFAWMFLEGFQLYVMLIEVFEAEKSRLRWYYLIAYGGPLLVVAISCIIDPLSYGTDRYCWLRADNYFIFSFVGPVILVILANLVFLSMAIYMMCRHANTTVSMKSKEHSRLASARAWLRGAIVLVFLLGLTWTFGLLYLNQESVIMAYIFTVLNSLQGMFIFVFHCIQNEKVRKEYRKFIRRHSWLPKCLRCSKTVTGSSGGGSSGTSVGAAGVNGGKDFSSHNTSSNPSAPTTDSSGLSPHAASNYLMSGRGWPNNDRQPVAPVAPVTCETASTDASAVATLPHTRHAFFPSAPNIPKSATATWGPINKNLMWKNISFKSYSRDSGHGGSEQEESPRTHNTMTLGGHTGRTRGSSRQLMNDNLEINNRSSSIGGVAGGIGSVGGRRAASPYNHTYTEIRDGSRSSTGTSGYHGNHTHVHLSRGLVGEDDPVYEEIERNGIGGSGSGSGVIGEIQVSDMSDEDGRRQSDMSRQSSRSYGDHRPLIPYSPANDRNFIHYGQSMDRNNLLQYEPSQYSPAQERTLNACWEKLRRQQAKYELGEMNNRLQSSTYGLSQQDHTRTVAVLDGHTVVCHLQPQTDMYTGRGVPPPSYSEC, encoded by the exons AACGTTATAATGTCTATGATACGGCGTATGAATGTGAGGGTAAAACATTGAGGATAGAATGCGGAGAGGGCGAATTGATACATCTGATAAGAGCAAACTATGGAAGGTTTTCGATAACAATATGCAATGAACACGGGAATACAGATTGGAGCGTCAACTGCATGTCTCAGAAATCATTCCGCGTTCTCTATAGCAA GTGcaatgaaaaacaaaactgCAGTATCACAGCTTCTACTTCGCATTTTGGTGACCCTTGTCCAAGTACACTAAAATATCTTGAAGCGCATTATCAGTGTCGATCTG CTGCAACGACAACAACGACATCAAGACCAAGTCCACCGTGGTTGATAACCACTCAGCCAAGTGTATGGACTACGGGCAGTCCCAGCGTGAGACCGCCATCCAGGACAACGAGTTTCCCAGCTCAACTGCCGGCAATAACCACCCTCGGTCCGTCCATAACAACCCCATCTAG tCCGGCGAGTACGTCTCGAGCAGTCGTTGTAGATGAAACAGAGGACATTGAACGCAATGATTCGAATCCACCTTCAAAGGATAATGTTAGTCCCTTGGCTCCCGTTGTTCCAGAAACGACTGAGTCATCAACGGAACATCATTTCGTATCATGGAAAACCAGCCGTCGACCTAttg tttcgACGAGTGTTCCGTACACCGAGCACAATTCAAACGGGAAATGGCACGAGTACAACCGACAAGTTTGCCCGCCAACGGCAGCACGACATCTCATCTGGAATGCGACACGAGCCGGTGACATTGCAGTACAAAGCTGTCCCGGTGGAGCTAACGGTTTAGCGAGGTGGAGATGCGTTGCTACTGAGGATTCGGCCACCTGGTACCGCGAGTCCCCAGATCTCAGCGAGTGTCGGTCTCTGTGGCTCACTACCTTGGAGAGCCGCGTCATCGAGGGCGATACTATCTTGGGAATAAGCAGCGAGTTGGCTCTCGTAACCGACAACAGCAGAATATTGTACGGTGGTGATATGATGATAAccactaaaataattaaaaatatggcgGAAAAAATGGCACAGAATATTAGAAATTATCAGGATCTGGCGCAGAGAGAAGTCAGCGTAACAGAGCTGCTACAAAGTGTCATCCGAACTGGAAGTAATTTGCTTGATAAAACACAAATGGCGTCTTGGAAAGACTTGAGTCATCAAGAACAAATGAGGGTCGCCACATCATTGCTAATCGGGCTCGAAGAAAACGCTTTTCTACTTGCGGATACTCTCAATCATCAGAAAACTATCGTACAAgaaggaaaaaatatat TAATGGAAGTACGTGTACTAGAAATCCGTAATATCGTCGCCGGATCCGAAATATTCCCACCGGAATCACTGCAAGAGAGATGGACGACATCAAACAATCACGTTGAACTCACAAGACAATCGTTGCTGGAGAACAGCAGCGAAGATGGTATCGTTCGACTAGTTTTCATGGCATTCGACCGTCTCGAGGAGATACTCCAGCCGCAAATCGAAGAGTCATTCGTAAGTTTAAACGACGAAGCGAGACCACCGCGTAATATCAGCAACAGAATACTCAACAGCAAAGTTATCTCGGCATCTCTGGGAAAAGGTCGGCACATACAGCTATCCGAGCCCGttcgtatatattttgagcACCTTACCGTTGAAAACGTAACTAATCCCACTTGTGTATTCTGGGATTACATAATGAG CGCGTGGTCAGAGGAAGGCTGCCGTACGACGCGGAGCAATGAGACCCACACTGTTTGCGAGTGTACTCACCTCACAAACTTTGCGGTCCTGATGGACGTCCACGCAGTTAAACTGGACATGGCCCATCAAGTCGCACTGCAAATCATCACTTATATCGGGTGCATCATCTCTGTTGTCTGTCTCGTTCTCACTATCATGACATTTCAACTCTTTCGCGGACTCAAG TCGGACCGGACAACCATTCATAAGAATCTTTGTGTCTGTCTACTTATCGCAGAAGTATTATTTGTTTGCGGGATCGGACAAACCGACCAAAGAATCGTTTGCGGAGTTGTCGCTGGTCTTCTTCACTTCTTCTTTCTTTGTGCATTCGCCTGGATGTTCCTCGAAG GTTTTCAATTGTATGTTATGCTGATAGAAGTGTTTGAAGCTGAAAAATCGCGCCTACGTTGGTACTATTTAATAGCATACGGCGGTCCGTTGCTGGTTGTTGCAATTTCTTGCATAATAGATCCACTAAGTTATGGCACTGATCGATACTGCTGGCTGAGGGCAGACAACTATTTCATCTTTAGCTTCGTGGGACCCGTCATACTTGTAATACTG GCAAACTTGGTCTTTCTGTCGATGGCGATATATATGATGTGTCGACACGCAAACACCACGGTATCTATGAAAAGCAAAGAACACTCACGGCTCGCGAGTGCTAG GGCATGGCTACGAGGTGCCATCGTATTAGTATTCTTACTAGGATTAACATGGACCTTTGGACTGCTCTATTTAAATCAAGAATCCGTGATAATGGCGTACATATTCACTGTACTAAACAGTCTGCAAGGAATGTTTATATTTGTCTTTCATTGCATTCAAAATGAAAAG GTACGTAAGGAGTACAGAAAATTCATAAGAAGGCACTCGTGGCTACCAAAATGTCTGCGTTGCTCAAAGACAGTAACAGGAAGTTCCGGAGGGGGTTCATCAGGTACAAGTGTGGGTGCTGCGGGAGTTAACGGCGGGAAAGACTTTTCATCGCACAACACATCGTCGAATCCATCAGCCCCGACAACAGATAGCTCCGGATTATCGCCGCATGCGGCATCAAAT TACTTGATGTCCGGGCGAGGCTGGCCAAACAACGATAGACAACCAGTGGCACCAGTGGCACCAGTAACTTGCGAGACGGCATCTACAGATGCATCCGCAGTCGCTACTTTGCCACACACTCGTCACGCATTCTTTCCGTCAGCTCCTAATATCCCAAAATCTGCAACCGCCACTTGGGGACCTATTAACAAAAACCTCATGTGGAAG AACATTTCTTTTAAATCATACTCACGTGATTCGGGACACGGTGGTTCTGAGCAAGAGGAATCACCGCGTACACACAATACAATGACACTAGGCGGGCACACAGGACGTACACGTGGCAGCAGTCGTCAATTAATGAACGACAATTTAGAAATAAACAATAGATCATCAAGTATCGGTGGAGTTGCCGGTGGTATTGGAAGTGTCGGCGGACGGAGAGCAGCCTCACCCTACAATCACACATACACCGAAATACGGGATGGAAGTCGTAGCAGCACAGGAACTTCCGGTTATCACGGCAACCATACCCACGTTCATTTATCTCGCGGATTGGTCGGTGAAGATGATCCTGTTTACGAGGAGATTGAGCGAAACGGAATAGGCGGCAGTGGAAGTGGAAGTGGAGTAATTGGGGAAATCCAAGTGTCCGACATGTCTGATGAAGACGGAAGACGACAGAGCGACATGAGCCGGCAGTCATCACGCAGTTACGGTGATCATCGACCTCTAATTCCATATTCGCCCGCAAATGACAGAAATTTTATCCACTACGGTCAGTCAATGGATCGCAACAATCTCCTGCAATACGAACCCTCGCAATACAGTCCCGCTCAAGAGCGAACTCTTAACGCCTGCTGGGAAAAATTAAGACGCCAACAGGCTAAATATGAGTTGGGCGAAATGAATAATCGTTTGCAGTCAAGCACATACGGGTTATCGCAACAAGATCACACGAGAACAGTTGCTGTATTAGATGGACACACTGTAGTTTGTCATTTACAACCGCAGACGGACATGTACACTGGACGTGGAGTACCACCGCCTTCGTACAGCGAGTGttaa
- the LOC130663647 gene encoding latrophilin Cirl-like isoform X2, whose product MECGKGRRRGLLGSFILVWFFISDCIVVARAKERYNVYDTAYECEGKTLRIECGEGELIHLIRANYGRFSITICNEHGNTDWSVNCMSQKSFRVLYSKCNGQRSCTLEVSSEFFQEDPCPGTGKYIEAQFHCIAATTTTTSRPSPPWLITTQPSVWTTGSPSVRPPSRTTSFPAQLPAITTLGPSITTPSSPASTSRAVVVDETEDIERNDSNPPSKDNVSPLAPVVPETTESSTEHHFVSWKTSRRPIVSTSVPYTEHNSNGKWHEYNRQVCPPTAARHLIWNATRAGDIAVQSCPGGANGLARWRCVATEDSATWYRESPDLSECRSLWLTTLESRVIEGDTILGISSELALVTDNSRILYGGDMMITTKIIKNMAEKMAQNIRNYQDLAQREVSVTELLQSVIRTGSNLLDKTQMASWKDLSHQEQMRVATSLLIGLEENAFLLADTLNHQKTIVQEGKNILMEVRVLEIRNIVAGSEIFPPESLQERWTTSNNHVELTRQSLLENSSEDGIVRLVFMAFDRLEEILQPQIEESFVSLNDEARPPRNISNRILNSKVISASLGKGRHIQLSEPVRIYFEHLTVENVTNPTCVFWDYIMSAWSEEGCRTTRSNETHTVCECTHLTNFAVLMDVHAVKLDMAHQVALQIITYIGCIISVVCLVLTIMTFQLFRGLKSDRTTIHKNLCVCLLIAEVLFVCGIGQTDQRIVCGVVAGLLHFFFLCAFAWMFLEGFQLYVMLIEVFEAEKSRLRWYYLIAYGGPLLVVAISCIIDPLSYGTDRYCWLRADNYFIFSFVGPVILVILANLVFLSMAIYMMCRHANTTVSMKSKEHSRLASASGKEENALPNKLQAHLAWLRGAIVLVFLLGLTWTFGLLYLNQESVIMAYIFTVLNSLQGMFIFVFHCIQNEKVRKEYRKFIRRHSWLPKCLRCSKTVTGSSGGGSSGTSVGAAGVNGGKDFSSHNTSSNPSAPTTDSSGLSPHAASNYLMSGRGWPNNDRQPVAPVAPVTCETASTDASAVATLPHTRHAFFPSAPNIPKSATATWGPINKNLMWKNISFKSYSRDSGHGGSEQEESPRTHNTMTLGGHTGRTRGSSRQLMNDNLEINNRSSSIGGVAGGIGSVGGRRAASPYNHTYTEIRDGSRSSTGTSGYHGNHTHVHLSRGLVGEDDPVYEEIERNGIGGSGSGSGVIGEIQVSDMSDEDGRRQSDMSRQSSRSYGDHRPLIPYSPANDRNFIHYGQSMDRNNLLQYEPSQYSPAQERTLNACWEKLRRQQAKYELGEMNNRLQSSTYGLSQQDHTRTVAVLDGHTVVCHLQPQTDMYTGRGVPPPSYSEC is encoded by the exons AACGTTATAATGTCTATGATACGGCGTATGAATGTGAGGGTAAAACATTGAGGATAGAATGCGGAGAGGGCGAATTGATACATCTGATAAGAGCAAACTATGGAAGGTTTTCGATAACAATATGCAATGAACACGGGAATACAGATTGGAGCGTCAACTGCATGTCTCAGAAATCATTCCGCGTTCTCTATAGCAA GTGTAACGGGCAACGATCGTGCACGCTGGAAGTAAGCagtgaattttttcaagaGGATCCTTGTCCCGGAACCGGAAAATACATCGAAGCACAATTTCATTGTATAG CTGCAACGACAACAACGACATCAAGACCAAGTCCACCGTGGTTGATAACCACTCAGCCAAGTGTATGGACTACGGGCAGTCCCAGCGTGAGACCGCCATCCAGGACAACGAGTTTCCCAGCTCAACTGCCGGCAATAACCACCCTCGGTCCGTCCATAACAACCCCATCTAG tCCGGCGAGTACGTCTCGAGCAGTCGTTGTAGATGAAACAGAGGACATTGAACGCAATGATTCGAATCCACCTTCAAAGGATAATGTTAGTCCCTTGGCTCCCGTTGTTCCAGAAACGACTGAGTCATCAACGGAACATCATTTCGTATCATGGAAAACCAGCCGTCGACCTAttg tttcgACGAGTGTTCCGTACACCGAGCACAATTCAAACGGGAAATGGCACGAGTACAACCGACAAGTTTGCCCGCCAACGGCAGCACGACATCTCATCTGGAATGCGACACGAGCCGGTGACATTGCAGTACAAAGCTGTCCCGGTGGAGCTAACGGTTTAGCGAGGTGGAGATGCGTTGCTACTGAGGATTCGGCCACCTGGTACCGCGAGTCCCCAGATCTCAGCGAGTGTCGGTCTCTGTGGCTCACTACCTTGGAGAGCCGCGTCATCGAGGGCGATACTATCTTGGGAATAAGCAGCGAGTTGGCTCTCGTAACCGACAACAGCAGAATATTGTACGGTGGTGATATGATGATAAccactaaaataattaaaaatatggcgGAAAAAATGGCACAGAATATTAGAAATTATCAGGATCTGGCGCAGAGAGAAGTCAGCGTAACAGAGCTGCTACAAAGTGTCATCCGAACTGGAAGTAATTTGCTTGATAAAACACAAATGGCGTCTTGGAAAGACTTGAGTCATCAAGAACAAATGAGGGTCGCCACATCATTGCTAATCGGGCTCGAAGAAAACGCTTTTCTACTTGCGGATACTCTCAATCATCAGAAAACTATCGTACAAgaaggaaaaaatatat TAATGGAAGTACGTGTACTAGAAATCCGTAATATCGTCGCCGGATCCGAAATATTCCCACCGGAATCACTGCAAGAGAGATGGACGACATCAAACAATCACGTTGAACTCACAAGACAATCGTTGCTGGAGAACAGCAGCGAAGATGGTATCGTTCGACTAGTTTTCATGGCATTCGACCGTCTCGAGGAGATACTCCAGCCGCAAATCGAAGAGTCATTCGTAAGTTTAAACGACGAAGCGAGACCACCGCGTAATATCAGCAACAGAATACTCAACAGCAAAGTTATCTCGGCATCTCTGGGAAAAGGTCGGCACATACAGCTATCCGAGCCCGttcgtatatattttgagcACCTTACCGTTGAAAACGTAACTAATCCCACTTGTGTATTCTGGGATTACATAATGAG CGCGTGGTCAGAGGAAGGCTGCCGTACGACGCGGAGCAATGAGACCCACACTGTTTGCGAGTGTACTCACCTCACAAACTTTGCGGTCCTGATGGACGTCCACGCAGTTAAACTGGACATGGCCCATCAAGTCGCACTGCAAATCATCACTTATATCGGGTGCATCATCTCTGTTGTCTGTCTCGTTCTCACTATCATGACATTTCAACTCTTTCGCGGACTCAAG TCGGACCGGACAACCATTCATAAGAATCTTTGTGTCTGTCTACTTATCGCAGAAGTATTATTTGTTTGCGGGATCGGACAAACCGACCAAAGAATCGTTTGCGGAGTTGTCGCTGGTCTTCTTCACTTCTTCTTTCTTTGTGCATTCGCCTGGATGTTCCTCGAAG GTTTTCAATTGTATGTTATGCTGATAGAAGTGTTTGAAGCTGAAAAATCGCGCCTACGTTGGTACTATTTAATAGCATACGGCGGTCCGTTGCTGGTTGTTGCAATTTCTTGCATAATAGATCCACTAAGTTATGGCACTGATCGATACTGCTGGCTGAGGGCAGACAACTATTTCATCTTTAGCTTCGTGGGACCCGTCATACTTGTAATACTG GCAAACTTGGTCTTTCTGTCGATGGCGATATATATGATGTGTCGACACGCAAACACCACGGTATCTATGAAAAGCAAAGAACACTCACGGCTCGCGAGTGCTAG TGGAAAGGAAGAGAATGCTCTTCCCAACAAATTGCAAGCGCACTT GGCATGGCTACGAGGTGCCATCGTATTAGTATTCTTACTAGGATTAACATGGACCTTTGGACTGCTCTATTTAAATCAAGAATCCGTGATAATGGCGTACATATTCACTGTACTAAACAGTCTGCAAGGAATGTTTATATTTGTCTTTCATTGCATTCAAAATGAAAAG GTACGTAAGGAGTACAGAAAATTCATAAGAAGGCACTCGTGGCTACCAAAATGTCTGCGTTGCTCAAAGACAGTAACAGGAAGTTCCGGAGGGGGTTCATCAGGTACAAGTGTGGGTGCTGCGGGAGTTAACGGCGGGAAAGACTTTTCATCGCACAACACATCGTCGAATCCATCAGCCCCGACAACAGATAGCTCCGGATTATCGCCGCATGCGGCATCAAAT TACTTGATGTCCGGGCGAGGCTGGCCAAACAACGATAGACAACCAGTGGCACCAGTGGCACCAGTAACTTGCGAGACGGCATCTACAGATGCATCCGCAGTCGCTACTTTGCCACACACTCGTCACGCATTCTTTCCGTCAGCTCCTAATATCCCAAAATCTGCAACCGCCACTTGGGGACCTATTAACAAAAACCTCATGTGGAAG AACATTTCTTTTAAATCATACTCACGTGATTCGGGACACGGTGGTTCTGAGCAAGAGGAATCACCGCGTACACACAATACAATGACACTAGGCGGGCACACAGGACGTACACGTGGCAGCAGTCGTCAATTAATGAACGACAATTTAGAAATAAACAATAGATCATCAAGTATCGGTGGAGTTGCCGGTGGTATTGGAAGTGTCGGCGGACGGAGAGCAGCCTCACCCTACAATCACACATACACCGAAATACGGGATGGAAGTCGTAGCAGCACAGGAACTTCCGGTTATCACGGCAACCATACCCACGTTCATTTATCTCGCGGATTGGTCGGTGAAGATGATCCTGTTTACGAGGAGATTGAGCGAAACGGAATAGGCGGCAGTGGAAGTGGAAGTGGAGTAATTGGGGAAATCCAAGTGTCCGACATGTCTGATGAAGACGGAAGACGACAGAGCGACATGAGCCGGCAGTCATCACGCAGTTACGGTGATCATCGACCTCTAATTCCATATTCGCCCGCAAATGACAGAAATTTTATCCACTACGGTCAGTCAATGGATCGCAACAATCTCCTGCAATACGAACCCTCGCAATACAGTCCCGCTCAAGAGCGAACTCTTAACGCCTGCTGGGAAAAATTAAGACGCCAACAGGCTAAATATGAGTTGGGCGAAATGAATAATCGTTTGCAGTCAAGCACATACGGGTTATCGCAACAAGATCACACGAGAACAGTTGCTGTATTAGATGGACACACTGTAGTTTGTCATTTACAACCGCAGACGGACATGTACACTGGACGTGGAGTACCACCGCCTTCGTACAGCGAGTGttaa